One window of the Shewanella maritima genome contains the following:
- a CDS encoding Fe(3+) ABC transporter substrate-binding protein, whose product MKLLKSIAILGLASVAGVVNAAESLTVYSYRQAFLIDPILEKFTQDTGIKVDVVFSKKGIAERIQREGQLSPADVVLTSDFSRLMELVEKDLVAPVSSDVINGNIPSQFRAPDNTWYALTQRVRNVYSSRDRLGKLDINYEDLAAPKYKGKICTRSGKHPYNAALVASMIAHHGEAEAKTWLQGVKDNLARKPQGNDRAQVKAVKEGLCDIAIGNSYYLGKMLADPKQVSWAESVFLNFPNQANRGSHVNVSGMVLAKHSKNKDNAIKLMEFLTSNVAQQAYAEVNYEYPVNPSVKPSKLVASWGEFKADALPIHKLAENHQAAIKLLDEVKFDL is encoded by the coding sequence ATGAAGCTTTTAAAAAGCATTGCAATTTTAGGCCTAGCGAGTGTCGCTGGTGTGGTCAATGCAGCTGAGTCTTTAACCGTTTATTCTTACCGTCAAGCCTTCTTAATCGATCCGATCCTAGAAAAGTTTACCCAAGATACAGGTATCAAAGTGGATGTGGTGTTCTCTAAAAAAGGCATCGCAGAGCGAATTCAACGCGAAGGTCAATTATCGCCAGCCGATGTGGTACTGACTTCAGATTTCTCACGCTTAATGGAACTAGTTGAAAAGGACTTAGTTGCACCCGTTAGCAGTGACGTGATCAACGGCAATATTCCTTCACAATTCCGCGCGCCAGACAATACTTGGTATGCGTTAACTCAACGCGTACGTAATGTTTATTCTTCACGCGACCGTTTAGGTAAGCTTGATATCAACTATGAAGATTTAGCCGCACCAAAATACAAAGGCAAGATTTGTACTCGCAGTGGTAAACATCCATACAATGCTGCACTTGTGGCTTCTATGATTGCTCATCACGGTGAAGCTGAGGCGAAAACTTGGCTGCAAGGCGTCAAAGATAACCTAGCCCGTAAGCCACAAGGTAATGACCGTGCACAAGTTAAAGCGGTAAAAGAAGGCCTATGTGATATTGCCATCGGCAACAGCTATTACCTAGGTAAGATGCTAGCTGACCCTAAGCAAGTAAGCTGGGCTGAATCGGTATTCTTAAACTTCCCTAATCAAGCTAACCGTGGTTCACACGTGAATGTTTCTGGTATGGTGTTAGCTAAGCATTCAAAAAACAAAGATAATGCGATTAAGTTAATGGAGTTCTTAACTTCAAACGTGGCGCAACAAGCATACGCAGAAGTGAACTATGAATACCCAGTTAACCCAAGCGTTAAACCTTCTAAACTGGTTGCTTCATGGGGCGAGTTTAAAGCTGACGCACTACCAATTCACAAATTAGCTGAGAATCATCAAGCGGCAATCAAGTTGCTTGATGAAGTGAAATTCGACCTGTAA